The Juglans microcarpa x Juglans regia isolate MS1-56 chromosome 8D, Jm3101_v1.0, whole genome shotgun sequence genomic sequence agtgtctgatcacttgcacgtttggaggattattggttctggctaagtgtgcatgagatcgatgtgtaatagtggtgagtgtgtatgcatttcggagagtacaggggttcttgtctcatttttggcttggaagaagtgtcttgggttggtgttgaagatgaataaatacaataatattaaattcaagagattttggtttggagtttttggtgagtcaatcggagtgtgtagtcgaagtggattactcaatggaatgaaggttgacaataattattgtgattatctataggaattaattgtgacttgaggttacttaggaatttaaatttcgaggttatactttctttgaagATCGAGCAGCCAGTTGGTTCgattaacttgaagagagattgatgggtcgtcatgtttggtgtatgataagatcttggaagttgaagcttaggcattagcgatgaataatatgatcaagtgtgtgagttaatcaagcattaggatccttgggtgatttgcatttgGCAtttggcttttggtagattgatgatttgagtaaaatggcttgccttgaggtttaatagtgatgtgctattgaggaatttgagttaactcgtggttttgggaaagagagcatttttctactaaattgtgataagcgtttttggttagtaggtatggaaccaccttgtactcgatggtgctagtttttatgaggacataaattttatgcttgtggtgaatatcagagtgcgcagcagaagcatgatatttttgttgtagttaggagttcggatgttgtgctgatcttgagaaATTAGtggtaatttaaatttttaagacaatacttgtagttgaagattaatcatttggttgtgccaATTATGTTAtggatggttaactttggaagtggccattaggttaccaaaggtagaattcaatggaggtttataagttgtagcataggaattgattgaggttagcatggattattgtatggagctattaatcattagAATTTattggatattgtattaaggttcttggggaaaagagattttggataacatagccaccaTAGGAATATTAGGCGTGCTGTGCCACTGGGGgactaatgcgagtatgatggatTTGCTtatgggagtagacttgagagagcattacttacGCTTTTGGGCGTTGGTGATGGTAAGTTAtctcaagcgtgttctggttgtattatGTATCCTGTTTTAGCATAATGTATGGTCTTacaaattttgaggacgaattttttttttaaggggggaggatgtaacaccccgtattttagtgtatttttattgaaggattattttaataattcaaaaattaattttcttgttttaaaattatcagatattttaaatggtttattttatgatctttaaattgtgaaaattaaattgttatgttttcttaatatttatttattgttgtacatttaaattgttcttctttttaaattaattgattgtgagatttaattatgttattttcattgtatcattacgtttaatttattttaatggatttgctgttttaaaatcagtttcgttggatcattttctgtgactcaagatgtgaggattagacctcatttctttcctttcatttttcttttttccctttttcttttctttcctttctttttttttctttttctttccctagtTCCCCCCCCCCAACGCGACAGCCTTCCCTTCCCTTCACCATGCTTCCATGTtgcctcacccaacccaccgccgtcgcgccgccgtgcgcgacaccgcccctcccatcagcttccccaccggccggcgaccacctccctccatttccagctcctccatcgccgccgatagcccccaggcaccacaccaagccgcggcattccttgaGCTCGCGCACCGCCATtgcgccacctccagccaccatttcttcaccacttcatcctcgacctcctagctacccaatggacccaaccccagctccgatccgttaccggtgaagcctatctatctccatttctgatttggacatctttggcctaaaaccaccatttgcgccgccacccacggcaaaccaccaccaccattggctgcACCGATCTctttaggccctaccctatcaattttgggtcttagtttgttcccattcaaaagtgggtatttgagacccacggccacagtgtattttacactgttacgttgctgtgtcgccatcttttgcaccaccgtgatccttcgaaaattattatatagcactgtgagtatttttccaaagaactttcgtgatttaaatgtatttttacactaacacatattattgtgatctggttggacatgccggactgagtccgaggagttcgggggtcggatgaattatggacagagttgtgtgtttggttggtattgtgaattgttggttgtggtgttgtttcatgtatatggcatatttgcacgcatgttcatgtttgaaaatgaaaactgggttttcacatgattgcatacatgttcatgtgtttatctgaaaattgaattttcatgtgaaatgatttgagtgtgtttgaaacgagtagattgactggtttgagaaaaaagaaagagactgtagggatggtggtaagcagggacggtggtagagtcccgccagtgattcccgcctatggtgcacgcaatagggatggtggtaagcagggatgatggtTGTGTCCTGCCTGTAATTCCTGCCTATGGtacacgcggtagggatggtggtaagcagggatggtggtatagtctcgcttgtgattcccgcctacagtgctctgataagtattcattgtgtgtgataagtattcattgtgtggaaatgaactgtagggatgatggtaagcagggatggtggtggagtcccgcctgtgattcccgcctacggtgcacgcgatagggatggtggtaagcaaggatggtggttgtgtcccgcctgtgattcccgcctacagtgcacgcggttgggatggtggtaagcagggacggtggtagagtcccgcctgcgattcccgcctacagtatccgataaatggtttgttttgtgtgaatcattttctgggaaaatgacagactatgtttttgggccaaaataagatttttggcatgtgttggaaataatcatttttctgggaaaaatgatattttatggctaagtgtattttgtcatatgaatgcatgttggttgcattaatatgtttttatcccgagagttgtttggtttatacttacctgcggtaccattttttggtaacgcagatttcgatgcaaaTGAGGCTGAGGGTAAGCCTGTGGATTTGGCTCCGCCCGAgaagtgatatgggatcactcgtcttggtttgagacttgtaaaatatttatttttggatgactgtataatttttaaacctttttactgattgtttaaaatgtattaacaatTATGGTAcgtagttgtattaattatccgatgcgttgtttttgtacactgttgcatgtacacacacttggcactaacgttggaatatgtgaccctgttgtcatcatcccggcgtctcgattcccgtgtctccttacatgggggtcgtgggcgccacaatAGATATTATGTTTAGTTattatttagttattatttcttttaatatattactTATTGTGTGTTTTCTTCCTAATTGTAGGAAAAATGATTGAGATACAGTCAGCCTATGAGGAATCTTCTCCTAATGACATGGACATATTTACGCAAgttcttgaaaccaaatctaGTTTGATAAAAGGTTTGGGATGTTCTTTCAAGTGTATCGGCTCATCCTCCATGACCTCGActtcaaaaattaataattttaccaAAGATTTGGACAATACACGCCAAGAAATTAAGCAAATGAAGTCGAGACAACAGGAGTTGGAGGCTCTCTTATCGAATAGTCTGATTCAGAGACGTGTTTGTAGGAGCGACAAAGAGACCAAGATGAAAGAATACGCATTGAAGTTCAAGAACAAGTCCAGAGGGAGATGCTAGTCCAGATGAAACGTGTTATGTCACTGCAGTAGGATCGCATTGGGCaggaaataagaagaaatacacttattattattcaaaaattttgttttataattttgcaactctataaaatatttttatcagatGATTCTATTAGTGGTGTACTATGATACACTTtgtatgcttttaattttttgaaataattagttttgatcggtacgttcaaatgtaaagaaaaaaggttCAAACATGgctttacgttcgaacataattacACCGACATTCGATAAATACGCTAGAACGAATTGCACTACGTTCGAAAGTATACATTCCACAAACGTTTGAATTTATTCAGTTAATGTTTGAATAACTAAAAaagatacgttcgaacgtactgaTTAATCATCTGAACATTAAGTCtttgacgttcgaacaattCCCCATTAACGTGTAAATGCGACATTTAAACGTTACAACACAAACGTTTGAACGTGtctacgttcgaacataaaaatcaaatgtgcaaatgaaaaatattgaacgTTAGATATTGATCGTTTGAATGCGAATCGATTGGGTAAGTGTTCGAACTTTATTCTGTACGTGCGAACGTTCTATCTCACGTAAGActttcaaccgtcacaaaaagaacttttagtgacggttataCAGTAAActgtcacaaaatactttttgtgATGCCTTTTCGGTGACGGTTGTGGGGGTCGTCTAAATcgtcacaaaatttttttgtgatgatttgtttatttttttgtggtgGTTTCAATTGTCACGGTAGATCATGtcatgtgttttcttatatgACATGAGTACACAACATTCGAACACTTATGAGTTGACAACATGACATGATGTACAGTTGTGTACTCATTGAAGAATTACTGCCAATATTAATAGTgcatttaagtttttttttaatattataaaaatgtaaaatacactatttCTCAGTGGCGTCTGTCAAATACATCTATTCTGATAGCAAAACCCTTTTCCTTACAAAATTCGTGGTGTGAGGCCGTGCTGAACTTTTTAgtaagtaatattagatacaatcgTTGAATGTATAAGAGTATTTACAATAGTTCTtttatcttattctttaaaatatatcaccaaaattcactttttctattttatatattgattttttacaatatatcatacatcagattatctattttttcttcatatcatttaaataatttttttattctttttaaacatttcctttctactgataaatttgtaatatccatatatcttttttatatttgcaatatattattatatacaatgtTATATAACTTATTCcaatacacataaaataaaaatatataagccaaataaaatttaaaaatcaaaatatagaaaattggataaataatatttccaagatattttttagaagaaaaataaaatagaggtgttttaaatgataatcaataaaatgaatttgtattgaaatgtaaaagtaaaaggaaatgagggagtaaatgaatcataaataattaaaaaattgtttgatgaTGAACAGTACTCGTTACATGTAGAGGGTTACTGTAGCAATTTgtattttacatgttttttACATAATCGGATAGAActcattttatgaaaatttttttaaatgatacattttttttgcattatacaTAAGCCATTGAGAATCTTCTAAATATCgtgtaattgttttaaaaattataaagtctatttttaaaaatcaattttttttcacatgagtcttatatttattaattttttttaaaaaaattacataatatttacatactacacaactacaaatattatttttcaaaattaattaaccGTATATCTAGAGTCAAATTAACAGGCTGGACATTTTCCTTTAGGGGCTCAATGCCCAAaacttttctatattttttgttcatttgccgagtaattaattcaataaaaataatgaacttataattaatttataattactttATCACTCTAtcaaaaataaagagtaattatgtaagattaaaattaatttttgatgaaatgtcataattatattaattgatttaaaataaattataaaggaATTATAATgtatcaatataaaatattctaGAAAGTGTGTACATTGGATAGTACaacaataatttcttttaacaaTAATGTAAAAGGATAACTttatatttcttgtttaatttctTGCTTCCTCCCATAAGAATATATAGCAGAATTTTggaaagaatttttattttttcatttttgccaAACAAACGACCGGCAGCTAGCAACACGACTAGGATTTGACTGGTAAGTCAACAAGATCACCAACCCAATCATTAAATAAGTTTTagtttaaaaatcttataattaagttttaaTAGTTTAGATGATTGATAATACATCATAATTAAACAAGGCACATAAGTTTGTTTAATTATCTTTtgatcaaatattaatttttggcttctaattatttacaaatcctacttgataaaattaatttattgttgttttaaTGTTATTggtttctgtttttcttttacgAGGAAGGTGAGTAGTGCATAATTACCCATATCTTCACTatcaatggattttttttttttttttttaatttgtctaccttattataaagagaaatattttatttataattttttagttatcattctcatttctttttttatatgatattaaatcattgcaaaaataatttattatgcctAATGTTTTTGTTATAATAGTAGAAAGAATATTTGGTTTacaaataaatctcacaaaaataaactcttaaATTAATATGTATTGCAATGATACATCAGATTTTGCTATGGTAAAATGAATCAATCAATAATATCTAGCtaacaacataatttatgaattttaaagGTTTATTTGCAGTCGATGCTTCTATCTCAGAGAAattatttctataattttagAGTATACAAGtcaaacatatttataaaaaaaatatttacaaataactcacttacaaaaatacattttttaatttactaccccacatttttctaaagaaagtaCATCAAAACTTAGGTttcgtttagatgttgagttaaaTTCTCTATGAATAGTGctagtgagttgaaatggtgGAGTGAGTTGTATGGGGCCaattaaaatgtgtttagatgttaggaTGAGTATAGATAtaattatggaaagttgaaaaaggttatgagtctcgtgtgtaaagaggtgttgggttgaaaaaagttgtggattccacgtgtaaagaggttttgagttgagatagcTTAGTGATTTGAGAAGTGAGTGTTTGGATTTAGATCAggttaaaattagattgaactgagttgatcttaGTTCAGTTCAACTTCTAAACGGGGCCTTAACACCGTATCTAACGTTGTTCTCCATTGTGattgttataaaaattatataaatgagaGAAAGGATTTttacaaatcttaaatagacaaatattgtacaaagttttgtaaaaaaaaaatagatcatagcttgaaaaaatgttaaaaaaactattttttattagtgaagcctcatttggttacacaatttagatgagaagagatgagatgttttattgaaagttaaataaaatatttttataatataattttttaacataattttggttttgtaatttaaaaaagttgaattgtttattatattttatgtgggagtgtgagaaagttgtaatgattatatgagataagatgagataaaatagattaattttgtataaccaaaccaacttaatttttttacaatagactttgcataaaatatatctatttagGAGTTATATACTgcatttctttataaataatctctTGTGCGTCAACGTAAAGAACCACCTCCTTGACTCCAGTATTATCTGGTTCTTTAAGATTGACGTTGAACTACTTCTCCTCTAGATCGAGCGTTGCTACGTACGTACGCTCGCAGCATGGACAACGCTGTCTTCTCTTACGCTGCTTTCTTCCTGTCCATTATTTTCGTGATCATCATCAAATTTCTTTACCAGAACCACCGCAACCAGAGTTCTTCACCACCCAGCCCATTTTCCATACCAATAATCGGCCATTTCCACCACCTTAAGCCACCTCTCCACCAAGCACTCCAGACCCTCTCGTTCCAGTACGGTCCAATTCTCTATATTAAATATGGTTCTCGGCCAATCCTCGTTGTGTCTTCTCCTTCTGCTGTTGAAGAATGCTTCACCAAAAATGACATTATATTTGCAAATCGTCCACTCACCATGGCTGCCGAGTATTTCACCTACAACTTAACTGCTCCAGTCTGGGCTCCATACGGCCATTTATGGCGTAACCTACGACGATTCTTGAACCTCGAGCTCTTCTCTCAGAACAGCCTTCAAAACTCTTCCATCATCCGACAAGAAGAAGTACACTCCCTCCTTCGCCAACTGTTCAAGTCCTCAAATGCAGATCGACCTCAAAAGGTGGAGTTTAGGTATTTGTTCACACTTCTGATGTTTAATGTAATCATGAGAATGGTGACTGGAAAGCCGTGCGTTGGAGAGGAGGCCGCAGGCACGGATCTGGGGAAGCAACGTCTCCGTGATATGAAAGGGATATACTTTGCCAACTTGGGAATGAATATATGTGATTTCTTTCCTGTTTTGAGGTGGGTTGGGTACAAAGGGTTGGAGAAGAACATGAGAAGCTTGCAGGGTAAGAGAAATGGATTGTTGAATCATTTTATAGAGGAGATTAAGCAAAAGAAAACCAGCTTTCTGAAAAATGCCGTGGAAATGAACGAGGAACAGAAGAGTACGCTGATTGAAACTCTGATGTCTGTCCAAGAATCGGAACCTGAATTATATTCCGATGATGTCATCAAAGGTGTCCTGATGGTGAGCAGCATATTTCAGTCCCTTTCATTAATATTCCCTTATTTTTAATGCTTTCTTTTTCCCAGGAGCTGATATTAACATCCTATCTCAACTGATtcgtttaattattataatttttttaaatctcaatttaatttttttaaatcttaaaataataataatattaaaaaatattttaataattttttatttaatttatttatttttatctaaaattatatcatctcaCATCCAAAAGGAGAGTTAGGTTACTAAATCCATTTTAACTAATTTCAATTTATGataacaacttttttaaattttaatataaaatataataaacgatttaatttttttaaatcttaaaataataataatattaaaaaaataatattttaataatattttattatctcatctcaattcaattcaacattcaaatacaacCTTAATTTCTCACGGTAAGAAGCAACGTTCTCTGTCAGTTTGTCcacccaattttttttaaaaaatattataatattattaaaaaatattgttttaatctttaaataaataaataaaaagacaatGCTACAGCCCGGCTGGGGCTCCCGCTGGGGTGTTGTTGTtttacatgtgtttttttttttttgaaattattttttatatagattttttaatattttttaatatttaaaaaaaaataaatttaaaacatcattaaaaaaatattttcttaatcagaaattaaaaaaaaatcattaaaaaatacttctttaatttttataattttttattttacttcgtgattaagaaaatatttttaataatattatgattttttttttatttttttaaaatatttcaaattgttaaaaaaaattaaaaaaatacatagaaatACACTTGCTAGGCCCAACCGGAGATCTAGCATTTTCaagaagagtaatgctagggCTCCTGAATTTTTATCCCGAAAAAATATTCCGAACGttatacttcatttttttatattttttttctttattttatgtagtttttaatcatcataaatatcttttaaaaaaataacttttttctttgCCCTTTATCAGCCTTTTTTATCCGTTATCAGCTTTATCAGCTGGGCTTCCGCTGAAAGCTGCCGTTAGGTTTTAAGACGtgcttttaactttttttcaatgtgttttttttttttctttatagattttttaatacctttaaatatttaaaaaaataaaaaatttacaacattattaaataatacttttctaatcacaaaataaaaaaaaaaaaaatctcagcgATAGCTCCCAACagaaagattaatattttttttctttgtgattaaagaaatattttttattgacattctaaatttattatattttttaaaaatatttaaaagtattaaaaaatttatataaaaaataacttaaaaaaaaacacataaaaaaatatatgaaagcCTAAGGGGAGCTCCAGAGGGGGAGCTTTTTACATGATCTTATAATACCTTGAGTTTTACGGCCTTTAAAAGCAATCTTttgtcttctctttcttttgaaatagtGGGTTTCACTAACCAATTTTTCCCAGCTGTTAAACTgtattaatttgtgagattaatatttttgtgtaatctctaaagttggttttcattattttaaagCAGTGGGCACTACGCGCTGACCAAGTCGagtaattctattttttcaagtGATTGAGTTGTACGTGCATGGATTGGGTAGTTCTAAGGGAATACTATATATCAGTAATAATTTCTAGATCACATAATGGCCAACCCTCCCATAATAAGTATCTTAGCTTCGTCGTGATTGAAGAAAGCAGTGACCCAACAAAATCTCGACAGTAAAATGGTACTGATCTCTATTTTAAGATCTTATTCTTGCCTTTAATTTATGTACCCCTCGTTTTTATATTGGTAGAATTCAAACTCCCAGAACAAGTGGCGGGCCAGAGAAATGCCTCGCGTGATGATTTATTGGTGGTGGCATTAATATGTAGAACAAGATATCATGTGTCTAGAAATAATATATTGCACGCGAAGAATTTGCGAAAATGTTAACTAGCTTGGCTTTGTGATGCGATCTTTAAAGTACTGCTGGATCGAGTTtctgaaataaataaaacaaggaGCTAGTTAGCGTCGCAGCTAGAGTTttacattaaaatttattctaacaTTGCaagaacatctatgcttgatcaGATGATGTTTGTTGCGGGAACGGATACAACTTCAACGACCATGGAATGGGCGATGTCACTTCTTCTGAATCACCCAGAGGAATTGCAAAAGGTTAAAGCAGAGATTGACGACCAAATTGGACACGAACGCTTGTTGAATGAATCTGATCTTTCCAAGCTTCCCTATCTTCGCTGTGTCATCAACGAGACGCTTAGACTGTATCCTCCAGCACCACTCTTAATACCTCATTTCTCCACAGAAGATTGCACGGTTGGTGGGTTTAGGATACCACAAGAGACGATGTTGTTGGTGAATACGTGGGCGTTGCATAGAGATCCCAACCTCTGGGAGGATCCCACAAAGTTCAAGCCAGAGAGATTTGAAACAATTATGAATGGAGAAAGAGATGCTTTCAAGTTCATCCCATTTGGAACGGGGAGGAGGCAATGCCCCGGTTCTGGCATGGCCGTGCGAGTAGTTTCATTGGTATTGGGTTCGATTATTCAGAGCTTTGAGTGGGAGAGGCCTGACAAGGAGATGGTGGACATGAACCCAGCTTTAGGGTTTATCATGTCAAGGGCTAAGCCTTTGGAGGCTGTTTGCAGTCGACGCCATTCCATGACAAACATCCTCTCTCAACTTTGATTACCTCTTTGCATAAATATTTGTGGACGTGATTAGCTTCCtaatttctttcatctttgGAACCCTTGGAAGCCATTCTCACCTTGAAGTGGagatccatgcatgcatcccTTAGCATGGTAGAAATCTAGCTATTGTGTATTATTTTCAGTCGTGTATCTTATCTTAACTGTGTTGAAATTTCAGCTACGATTTCCTTGTTCATGGATAACTGCTCTGAATGCAGAGGAAATGTGTGtttgtattttgttatttatataattctctGTGTAGTACTATGTGTTGAAGAAATTGTGcagattaatttgaaaaaataaatgcgaCTTTGAGGGGtgtaaaacattatttttaaggTGATAATTGTCCTACCTTGAAAGAGTTTGCTATCAGGTTACAGGCAATTCACTTTCAGGATACAACAAAATCACCAACTATAGATAGTAATTCTAAAGTTGTTCCTTTAAAGTTTCTctataaaattgtataaataactgaaaatatgagagaatagAATGCTAAAATTCATGGGTCTCATCATCAACAGTAGTACTCTACTAGTGACTGGGGATGGTCTTTGAAactcaagatattttattagattttaagaaatgacaaagaaaaatttaaataaaaagaaaatgcttgGGCCACCGAGAGGCGGTCCCAAGACATTTtcccaattcattttttttttttatctagtaatagaggaaatattttttcaataacgttgtgaatttttttaaaaaaaaatttaaggacataaaaaaatgtatgaaaaatgGCCAAATGGCCTTATAGGGAGAATCTCTCGGGCTACACCCTCGGTGGATGTAGCACAAtcctaaataaaaatgttataaaattaaaaaattggcCATTTTTAACTCAAGATGGTctttgaaactcaaaatattttattagattttaagaaatggcaaataaaaagttaaataaaacgAAAATGCTTGGGCCACCGAGAGGCGGTCCCAAGACATTTtcccaattcatttttttttttttatctagtaatagaggaaatatttttttaataacattgtgaatttttaaaaaaaatatttaagggcataaaaaaatgtatgaaaaaggGCCAATTGGCCTTATTGGGAGAATCTCTCGGGCTACACCCATGGTGGATGTAGCACAAtcctaaataaaaatgttttaaagttaaaaaa encodes the following:
- the LOC121242902 gene encoding cytochrome P450 81C13-like, translated to MDNAVFSYAAFFLSIIFVIIIKFLYQNHRNQSSSPPSPFSIPIIGHFHHLKPPLHQALQTLSFQYGPILYIKYGSRPILVVSSPSAVEECFTKNDIIFANRPLTMAAEYFTYNLTAPVWAPYGHLWRNLRRFLNLELFSQNSLQNSSIIRQEEVHSLLRQLFKSSNADRPQKVEFRYLFTLLMFNVIMRMVTGKPCVGEEAAGTDLGKQRLRDMKGIYFANLGMNICDFFPVLRWVGYKGLEKNMRSLQGKRNGLLNHFIEEIKQKKTSFLKNAVEMNEEQKSTLIETLMSVQESEPELYSDDVIKGVLMMMFVAGTDTTSTTMEWAMSLLLNHPEELQKVKAEIDDQIGHERLLNESDLSKLPYLRCVINETLRLYPPAPLLIPHFSTEDCTVGGFRIPQETMLLVNTWALHRDPNLWEDPTKFKPERFETIMNGERDAFKFIPFGTGRRQCPGSGMAVRVVSLVLGSIIQSFEWERPDKEMVDMNPALGFIMSRAKPLEAVCSRRHSMTNILSQL